The genomic region AGCGCTTTCATGGAGAGGATGGGAAACACGCACGGCATGAGGTTGAGGATCAGGCCGCCGACCAGCGCAAACAGGGCCGCCTGCCAGAAGCTCATCGCAGGCGCGGACGTGCCGCCGCCCTCCCCACTGCCCGCAGCCGGTGCAGAGACCGGCGCGGCAAGCGTGTTGACCTCTTCACCGGCGATGGCCGTCACCTCAATGACGCGGCGCTCCCACCGATTACCGATGCGAGCCTCGAAGGCCAGCGCGCCGGTATGGTCAGCATTGATGGCGTTGCGTGTAAGGAAGCCGGGCGTCAGGTCGATGCGGGCGAACCCGGCCTCGACGCGCGCGGGCTGCGGCGCGCTGTGGTTCACCACGCCGCTATCATGCGGGAAGAAGTAGAGATCACGGATCGCGTCAGCACCCCCGGCAAAGCTGTCGCCCGCCAGCGTCAGCGCCAGCACATCATCCTTGCGCGCAAGGCCGGCCTCGATGGCGATATCAGTGCGCGGCGCGAGCGAGAAGGCCGTCTCGATCAGCGCAGCGCCTTGCCTGTCGACAGCGCTCTCGCCGACCTCCAGCGTGATCTCGAAATTTGCATCCTCGGGGATGCAGATATCCTCGCAGACCAGCCAGGTGCCCTCGCCGGTGATTGTCACCGGGCCGGGCTCTGCATCAGCCGGTACCGTCACCGGCACGGGCAGCGTAACCTGGTCCTCATAGCCGTAATTGGTCAGCGGGCCGATCCGGTAGGTGGACGGCGCAGGCCACGCCATCTCGCCAACCGTCCAGCCTTCGGGAAGGTCAAGGAAGAGACGCGTCGCCTCGCCGCTATCGCCAGGATTGCGCCAGTAAGTGTGCCAGTGGGGGGTGATTTCCTGATGCAGGGCGAGATGAAAGGTCTCGCCCGGCGCAACCGAGCTGCGCTCGCTGACAAGGCTCGCCTCGACCATGGGCCCGCTTGTGCCTTGCGCGGCAGCCAGACCCGTGAACAGGCAAAGGGCGATCAGAATTCCGGCAGGAAAGCTACGCAGCAAGACAGACTCCCGTTCGTCCCGTTTCACGCCCGGCGCAAAATGCTGTCCCGGCTGAAGCTAGATATAGCTGTCATTCCAATCGGTAACGAGGGGGCTGACGGTCTTGTGATCCAGCCGCGCAAACCGATTATGCAAATGGCGGCCCCAAAAGGGACCGCCATCGCAATTACACAAGCCTTGTCAGAAGCAGATTACGCTTCGGGCGGAGGCGGGGTGATCCCCGGCTGGGGCGCAGCAGCGGCCGCACCCAGCTGACGCGCGGTGGCACGGGCAACAATACCGTCCCAGCGCCCAACCGAAATCATGTGTGCATAGATCGCGCCGAGCGTGGCGTCATCACGAAGTTCGGCGAGCTTTTCAGGCGACAGAGCCCTGAGTTTCTCACCAGAAATGCCCCAGTAGGATGCAATCACCTGCGGCTCGCCGGTGGGCTGGCCCTGCTCGTCACGCGGCTGGAAGTGGGTTTTCTGCTCTTCGAACAGATCAAGCTCACGCAGGCGCTGGACCAGCTGCGTGGTGTTGCGGGCGTCTACTTCATAGCGCTGGACAAACTCGATCGCGTTCTGAACGAGGGGCGTGGCCTGGCCGCTTTCATCAAAGAAGGGCTGGTCGGGATTGTCCGAGATGAGATGTGAACCGGCATCAATGCACAGGGTGAAGCGTTCATTGTCCTCGGTGTGGACCGCGGCGACAAACGGGTAGCGGCGCACAAATGCCGGAACATAGGTGTTGCGCTCGAACAGGCCCGTCTCAGGGTCCACAAAAAGGTTGGTCGCCTCCTGAAGCCCCATGACCGCGACCGGCGTGTAGTTGGCGCCCAGGAAGATGATGGGATAGACACTGCTCGCCTGAGCGAACTCGCTCATGGTCAGCGGCAAGAAATGCGTCTGGTTCAGAAAGTCGAACGGACGATCACCATACTTCAGGCCCTTGCCCTTGTGAGCCTCGAGATTGAGCGGCTCGGGCTTTTTGTAAAGCGGCAGCGTACCCTGAATTTTGGGCGCACCGGTTGCGGCATCAGCCATTTGTAGTTCCCCTTGAAAAAACACTTGCGGGCTTGTTAGCGGAGCAGCCTTTCCAAGGCAATACAGCCCCGCACGTTACCCGTGCAGGGCTGTATGCAAGGCTCTTGCCAGCGGCGGCTAGAAACGTGTCGCCAGCGCCACCCGCACACTCCGGCCCGGCAGCGGGATGAAGTCCTTCAGGAAAGAGGCGTGAATGCGCGCTTCTTCATCGGTGATGTTACGCACCGCAAAGATCAGCTGGACATCGCGTTCGGCAAACGGGCGCCAGCGGGCATCCGCATTGAGAAGCGTGTAGCCGTCCGTCGGCAGTTCGTTCTCGAACACACGTGTCTGCTCGCTTACGAAGCGGGCTTCGGTGCGCAGCGAGAGCGGGCCGTTATCGGCCGTGACCGAGAGCGCGCCGGACATCGGCGAGATACGCGGCAGGTTGCCCCCGCCATCGATTTCGCCGCGCACATAATCGACGCTCGCTTCGCCGGTGAAGTCGAAACCGGACAGGGCAAACAGCGGCGCACTGACGCGTGCTTCGAAGCCGTACAGGCGTGCATCTTCCTGACGGAATTCCAGAACTGGCAGCCCGTCCTCTTCCGCTCCGGTCGGGAACAGCTCGATAAAGCCGTCATAATCGGCGTAGAACACCGACGCTTCGGCGCTCAGGCCATTTGCGCCCGTGTAGCGCGCCGTGCCCTCCAGCGACCATGCGACTTCGGTGGAGAGGTCCAGATTACCTACCTCATAAGCCTGGGTGGCCAGGTGTGGGCCGTCAGCAAACACTTCCACATCGCTGGGTGCGCGTTCGGAACGCGACAAGGTGCCAGCAAGGAACCAGCCTTCGGCCGGACGCAGGAATACCGCGCCGGATGCCGAGATCGAGTTGAAACGGCGATTGGCTCTCCGGGCCGTCAGTTCGCGCGTGTCGGCACGGGCACCAATTTCCACACCCCAGCTGTCAAAGTCCCAGCGCTCGGTTGCGAACAGGCCGAAATCCTGCGTGGTAACTGCCTCGATGAAGGCTTCATCACCGGTCGCCTCAAAGTCCTGGGTGAGCGCCGTGGCGCCCCAGGCACCCTGACGCTGGTTTCCATGGCCGTGGCGCAGCTCAACGCGGGCTTCAAAGCCCTCCTTGTCGAAAATGGTCTGCTCGTCATCTTCGATTTCGGCGTGCACATAGTCGGCATAGGCCAGCGACCAGCGCACCCGGTTAAAGAAACCGTTGAGGGCGATCTCGCCACGCAGATCCACGCGGGTCTGTTCCAGAACGAGGCGCGGCGCGTGCTCGTGATCGTGGTCATGATCATGGTCGTCGTGATCATCGTCGTGATCGTCATCATCATGGTCATCGTGATGATCGTCGTGGGCATGGACGTGACCGGGGATGCCGTATTCGGCCTCGGTGCGCTTGAACCCGATACCTACAAAACCCCAATTGCCGACAATCGACGTCCCCACGGAGCCGGATTCGAACACATAGTCGGTGTCCGGGGCGAAGCCGAATGCCTCGTCCTCGTGATCATGATCGTCGTCGTGATCGTCGTCATCATGGTCATGGTCATGATCCTCTTCCATGGCGCGCAGGCGTGCGGATTCCGCAAAGTCTGGAATGTCATAGGCCCTGGCCTGACGGCGCTGGAACTCGCCTTGAGCGACCAGCTGGCCCCACACGAAGCCGGCGCGCGCAAAGCCCTCACGGCCTTCATTGCCGGATGTCGCACCCAGATAAACTTCACCAAACACCGGAGTTTCCGGCATGGTTTCAGGGATACGGCCGTCAAACACGTTGACCACGCCGCCAATCGCGCCGCCGCCAAATCCGATGGCAGCCGGGCCGCGCAGCACTTCCACGCCGGTGGAGCCGAGCACATCCACTGCCACGGCATGGTCCGGGCTGGAGGAGGAGGCATCAAGCCCGTCGAGCCCGTTGATCAGCACACGCACGCGCTCCGACCCCAGCCCCCGGATAACCGGGCGGCCCGAGGCCGGGCCAAAGAAGGTGGTCGACACACCGGGCAGGCGTTCGAGCGTCTGGGCAATATTGCTGGACAGGTCGCGTAGCAGGTCATCACGGTCAAGCACATCGACAGAGCCGGTCACGGAGTCACGCTCCACCAGAAGCGCAGACGAGGTGACCGTGATGGTTTCCACATCATCGGAGAGTGTGTCGGCCAGCGCGCCGCCCGAAGCGGCGGCGAGGACTGAGACGCTGGCGGCCAGCATCAGGGATGTGCGCGGATGTTTCATGACGGCTCCTGCATTCGTGGGGAGATCACGCCACCGGACAAACCAACAGCGCAACGTTATACTGTTGCGTGATGTCATATTATTACATAACACTCGCTGGCAACCCCGCCTACTGCACCCATATGCAGAAAGGCTCGCGCTTTTGCCGCGTTCGCTGTATCGGTGAGGCTTATGGGACACACGCATACCAGTACCGAGACCAAGCTCGCCAAGGCCGACGCCCTGTGCGCGCAGAAAGGCCTGTCGCTGACTCCCTTGCGCAAGCGCGTGCTGGAATTACTGCTGGAAGCGGGCGGGCCGGTGAAGGCGTATGACCTTCTCGCCGCGCTCAAACCCGATGGCAGCGCCCAGCCGCCGACCATTTATCGCGCGCTCGATTTTCTGACCCAGGCGGGCCTCGCCCACCGGGTGGAGGCGCTCAATGCCTATCTGGCTTGCGTGCACGGGCATGGCGACGAGATTGCCGAGCTGTTCATCTGCGAGGCCTGCGGCACGGTGCGCGAGCAGCACGCCCCTGCCCTGCCCGACCATACGCCGGAAGGCTTTCAGATCGCCCGCTCGGTGCTGGAGCATTACGGGCGCTGCGCTCAATGCAGCAAGGCGTGACGCGCCTGCCCGAACCGGCCTAGGCTTTTACCGGTCAGACAAAAGGCGGGAGGCCAGCATGCAAGAGCTGTGGCGCGGCAATGCCAACGCATGGGAATGCGATGAGCTGGGGCACATGAATGTGCGCTTCTATATCGCCAAAGCCATGCAGGCGGTCGGCACGCTGTCCGACCTTGCCGGCATGCGCCATGCCTTCCGCAGCGATGCCATCGCCACGCTTATCACGCGCGAGCTGCAGGTGCGCTATCTGGCCGAGTGCCATGCCGGTGTGCCGCTGGTCATCCATGGCGGGGTGACGCAGATTGGCGAGGACAGCGTGGAGCTGGCCCTCATCATGGAGCACACCGTCAAGGAGCGCCCGGCGGCGAGCTTCCTCATCCAGCTCGATCATTGCGACCCGCGTTCGGGCAAGCCCTTCAACTGGTCAGACCGTCTGCGTGAGGGGCTGGAAGCCTTGCGCATCGAGCGGCCCGCCGAAGTGACGGCGCGCACCCTTACCGCCTCCAAGCCGCGCAGCGACATCTCGCTGAAACTAGCCGACAAGCTGGGCATGGCGGTGACAGGGCGCGGGCGCTTCGGGCCGGAAGATGCCGATATTTTCGGGCGCATGCGCGCGGAAAGCGCCATCGGCAAGACCTCCGACAGCGTGATCCATTTCAAGGACGGCTTCCCCGAAGAATGGTCCGCCCATGGCGACGGGGCCGGGCTGGAGCTTGGCGGGGCGCTGCTCGAAGCGCGCATCATCTATCGCCGCCTGCCGCTGCCCGGTGATGGCTATCTGATGCGGTCAGGGCTTATCGGCGCGAACGAGAACGTGCGCTCGCTGGTCCACTGGATGCTTGATCCGGTCACCGGCCAGCCGCTCTGGTCCATCGAGGGCGTCGCCTGCATGATGGACCTGAAAGCCCGCCGCCTGTTCAAGACCCCGCCTGAACGGCTGGCGGAATTGCGCGCGAAGGTGATTGAGGGTTTGAGCGTTTAGGGGAGGGAAATCCCATGCTCGCTGCTTTGGCTGGACTGGTCGCAGCAGGCTTGGTCGCGCAGGCCGAGCACCAGGTAGCGCCTGCTTTGATCGTCTTCACCGAGACGAACTGCTATGGCCCCTGCCCCGCATACCGCTTCGCGATCTTTCCTGAAGATGAGTATGCGATGTGCGGCTTCGCCCATGTGGACTCGCCAGGGGTCACGCCGGGCACCCTGCCCGAAGGCGCCTTCGCCGCCGCCGCCGACCTTGTCCTGAAATCCGGATTGCTGAACGAACCCTCGATTGTTCCGGGCATCTTCGCCTGCAGCCGCGTGTATACCGACCAGTCCTCGATGCGGGTGGAAGCGATCTTCGAAGATGGCTCGGCCAGAGAATTTGAGTGGTACATTGGCTGCTATTTGCGGAACGGACTGCCTCATCCGATTTCAGTGCGCGCCGGGGAATTCCGGGCGGCAATGCACACACTGATCGGATACGAAACCAGAGTTCAGTCCGAAGCTACGCGAGACGCCGTCACTCCTGACGATCTCTTTAGAACGTCGAGGAGCGAAGCGTCATGCCCGATACCCTATCCGGTGACGCGCACCCTTGAGGAGGAATAGGTCACCCGGGCAGTAGGTCAGCCTTGCCGTCGAGGATTGACGGGCGGGGCACAGCCGACAAGGGCGGAGCCGGCTTGCCCGCCGCCGCTGCGGCTTCGCAGGCCTGACGCCATTTCATGTCCCAAAGATATAGCTCGGCGGCAAAAAGTTGCTCCAGCAGCACCGTGAAACTCCACGCAAGCGCGCAATAGACGATCACAGAGAACCAGATCCAGTCCGGGAACGGCACATCCGTCTGGTCATTCAAAATGAACACAATCACTGGCGGAACGAAGACCACTCCGGCGGCGAGGCCGCTTAGGACAAACCCGGTGGCGAACTCGATCTTGTGCGCCCTGCCAACGGCGAGACCGCGCCGGATCGGCTGGGCATGACGCTCCCAAGCAACGGCCGGATAAATCAGAAACGCTATCATCCGCACGCCCTTGTTCAGCGCGTCAAACAGGGCGCCGATCGAGGAGGTGTTATCCGCACCGGAAAAGAGACGCGCTATGTTCTCGGCCGTCGGCTCCTGTGCATGCCCCTCCTGCTTGGGCCGAAGGGCGGCTTCCGCAATCGTCAGGATGAACCAGAGCAGCGCCCAGACCAGTGTGACGTGAAGGCTGCGAACCGAATTCCAAAACGCGGTGAAGAACGGCCAGAGCAGACCGGGCTCTCCTCCATTTTCGATGATGCGTATCTGTTCGAGCAGGACGAAGGCGGCCAGCGATATGACATAGGAAAAAAGGAAGAGCGTGGCGAACGTCAGCGCCAGTGCCGCAGGAAGCGGCGTCTCGTTCCATGGGAACTGGAAATACAAATACGCGGTGACCGGCGCATAAATGCACCAGACCAGCAGCAATGGCGCGATCATCACCGGATAGCGCAACGGAATGCGCGCGATAACGGCAAACAGCGCCCCGGCGTTTTTGATGCCCTCGAACATTCCCTCATTAGAAGGCTCGATCACGCCAGATCAACAATTTATCGAGGCTTCGCACGTAACAAAAAGGCCGGGCGTTGCCACCCGGCCTTTTCCGTCAGTCATGAGACCTGAAGATCAGGCCGCCTGCTTGGGCGCAAACCGGCCGTAGAAGGTCTCTTTCTTCGCCGCCATGTCGCGCAGAAGCTGCGGCACCTCGAACGGCTTGCCGTACTTTTTGGCCAGCTCGTCCGCACGCTTGACGAACTTTTCCGTACCGACGGTGTCGATGAAGGAGATCACGCCGCCGGTATAGGGCGCAAAGCCCCAGCCCAGGATGGAGCCGACATCGGCCTCGCGCGGGTCCTCGACGATGCCTTCAGCCATGGTGCGGGCCGCCTCGATGGCCTGCGCATAGAGGATACGG from Glycocaulis abyssi harbors:
- a CDS encoding thioesterase family protein gives rise to the protein MQELWRGNANAWECDELGHMNVRFYIAKAMQAVGTLSDLAGMRHAFRSDAIATLITRELQVRYLAECHAGVPLVIHGGVTQIGEDSVELALIMEHTVKERPAASFLIQLDHCDPRSGKPFNWSDRLREGLEALRIERPAEVTARTLTASKPRSDISLKLADKLGMAVTGRGRFGPEDADIFGRMRAESAIGKTSDSVIHFKDGFPEEWSAHGDGAGLELGGALLEARIIYRRLPLPGDGYLMRSGLIGANENVRSLVHWMLDPVTGQPLWSIEGVACMMDLKARRLFKTPPERLAELRAKVIEGLSV
- a CDS encoding Fur family transcriptional regulator, which translates into the protein MGHTHTSTETKLAKADALCAQKGLSLTPLRKRVLELLLEAGGPVKAYDLLAALKPDGSAQPPTIYRALDFLTQAGLAHRVEALNAYLACVHGHGDEIAELFICEACGTVREQHAPALPDHTPEGFQIARSVLEHYGRCAQCSKA
- a CDS encoding TonB-dependent receptor produces the protein MKHPRTSLMLAASVSVLAAASGGALADTLSDDVETITVTSSALLVERDSVTGSVDVLDRDDLLRDLSSNIAQTLERLPGVSTTFFGPASGRPVIRGLGSERVRVLINGLDGLDASSSSPDHAVAVDVLGSTGVEVLRGPAAIGFGGGAIGGVVNVFDGRIPETMPETPVFGEVYLGATSGNEGREGFARAGFVWGQLVAQGEFQRRQARAYDIPDFAESARLRAMEEDHDHDHDDDDHDDDHDHEDEAFGFAPDTDYVFESGSVGTSIVGNWGFVGIGFKRTEAEYGIPGHVHAHDDHHDDHDDDDHDDDHDDHDHDHDHEHAPRLVLEQTRVDLRGEIALNGFFNRVRWSLAYADYVHAEIEDDEQTIFDKEGFEARVELRHGHGNQRQGAWGATALTQDFEATGDEAFIEAVTTQDFGLFATERWDFDSWGVEIGARADTRELTARRANRRFNSISASGAVFLRPAEGWFLAGTLSRSERAPSDVEVFADGPHLATQAYEVGNLDLSTEVAWSLEGTARYTGANGLSAEASVFYADYDGFIELFPTGAEEDGLPVLEFRQEDARLYGFEARVSAPLFALSGFDFTGEASVDYVRGEIDGGGNLPRISPMSGALSVTADNGPLSLRTEARFVSEQTRVFENELPTDGYTLLNADARWRPFAERDVQLIFAVRNITDEEARIHASFLKDFIPLPGRSVRVALATRF
- a CDS encoding DUF6438 domain-containing protein, coding for MLAALAGLVAAGLVAQAEHQVAPALIVFTETNCYGPCPAYRFAIFPEDEYAMCGFAHVDSPGVTPGTLPEGAFAAAADLVLKSGLLNEPSIVPGIFACSRVYTDQSSMRVEAIFEDGSAREFEWYIGCYLRNGLPHPISVRAGEFRAAMHTLIGYETRVQSEATRDAVTPDDLFRTSRSEASCPIPYPVTRTLEEE
- a CDS encoding SapC family protein; this encodes MADAATGAPKIQGTLPLYKKPEPLNLEAHKGKGLKYGDRPFDFLNQTHFLPLTMSEFAQASSVYPIIFLGANYTPVAVMGLQEATNLFVDPETGLFERNTYVPAFVRRYPFVAAVHTEDNERFTLCIDAGSHLISDNPDQPFFDESGQATPLVQNAIEFVQRYEVDARNTTQLVQRLRELDLFEEQKTHFQPRDEQGQPTGEPQVIASYWGISGEKLRALSPEKLAELRDDATLGAIYAHMISVGRWDGIVARATARQLGAAAAAPQPGITPPPPEA